The following is a genomic window from Myxococcales bacterium.
CAGAACTTTATATACCGCCTCCATTATTAGCTATGCTGCAAAATTATACCGCGGAATCATTGCTTACTGTCGATGAAGTTTTAAGGCAAATAGCAAGGTTGGGAGGACACATTAAATATAACGGTCCTCCTGGATGGCTCGTCTTATGGCGAGGGCTTAGAGAACTTTATGCTATGTATAAAGGTTACCAAATCGCCGAATCTATCTTGTCAACAAAAAGATGTGATCAATCATGAGGTTTTGCTTAAGATTGATCTATTTAAGATAAATCACTATTTTACCGCTAAAAAACAAAACGCCCCTATACAATTGTTGGGGCGTTTTTATTAGGTTCGCAATTCATTGCTCTAATGAATTCCTGTAAACCAACGTTCAAAACGGAATTTCGGTAGATTAAATGGTCCGATCTTCACTGATTGTTCTGAGCCATCAACACTCATCCATATAAAACTTGCCCTTCCTTTAATACGAGCTACAGGCAATGCCCCCCAAATTCGGCTATCAGCAGAATTTCCTCTGTTATCACCCATCACAAATAAAAAGCCTGGCTTCACTTTGCATGATTCCATACTACATTCCAAGCCTGGCAAACTCATGCTTGAGGCAACAGGCCACTTCGCTCCCAAAGCAGGCGAAGGAGCAAAAGGCATAATATGAATCTGATGTTCTATGTTTCCGATCTTTTCAATGCTTCGTAGCGCTGTCTGCTTACGCCATACCCCACCATCAGGTCCCCCAAAACCAAAAAAGTCCATATAGGTTACGGGCTTTGCCTGTTCTACATGTTCATAAGGCTTGCCATCTACATAAACGACATTGTTTATCACTTGAACAGTCTGTCCTTCAGTGGCAATTACCCGTTTAATCCAAGCCTGTCCGGCATGACGCCCAACATAGTCAGGTGCCTTAAATACTACTACATCACCAGGTTTTGGTTTACGCCACTGAATAATGAAATCAGGCTCACTACTAAATGGCTTCGACAAACCATAATAATATTTAGAAACAAATAAATGATCCCCAACAAGCAGCGTAGGAATCATTGAACCTGAGGGAATTTGGTAAGGTTCAATAATAACTTCCCGTATGAGCAATGCGCAGAAGAGCGCGAAAATGAGTGAAGGCATTCCATAAAGAAAACGCCATTTTCTTTGGAGAGAAAAAACTGCTCTGCTACTTCTTTCTAGTTTTTCATGAGCATCTTTCAAAAGATGTTCATGGTCATTCATGGATCCTTGTTGACTCCATTGAGATTTAATTTGGCTCATCACCTGTTGAGCTTGGCTGAGGGATTGTTCCAAGTCTTCAATGGGTTTTTGTCCGATTTTACGCAATTTTGATTTACTTTTTTTAATATTAGATAATTGTGTGGCTAGTTCCACAGTAAAATTATGCAAAGCCCGATACAGTCGAGCTCGCTTTTTGCTCCCGCCTGGAAAAATTTCTTGATCAATAAGTGATCCGAAATAACCCGAAAAATAATAAATAAAAAAGACGGCAACAAAAATTCCTAAAAGAATATTTGCTCCTGATCCACCAGGAGGGAAAAAAACATTCCAAAAAAATCCTGCTATTGTAATTGCAATCAAGCCAGCTATGAGCTTTCCTTTCGTCAACTTGTCAAACATCTTTTACCTTCATGAGTTAATCTATTTTTAATACTGTTAAAAATGCCTCTTGCGGAAGCTCTACTCTCCCAATTTGACGCATTCGTTTTTTGCCCTCTTTTTGTTTCTCGAGCAGTTTGCGTTTTCGAGTAATATCACCACCATAGCACTTCGCTGTTACATCCTTGCGTAGCGCTGATACCGTTTCACGCGCAATAATTTTCCCCCCTATGGCAGCTTGAATTGCTACTTGAAACTGTTGGCGAGGAATAATTTCTTTCATTTTTTCGCATAAAACTCTTCCTCTGCGTTGAGCAGTATCTTTGTGAACTATGATTGAAAGTGCATCGACCGGATCACCGTTAAGTAATACGTCAACTTTAACAAGTTTGGAGACACGATAAGAATCAAACACATAGTCAAAACTCGCATAGCCACGTGAAATACTCTTGAGACGATCGAAAAAATCTAACACCACCTCAGCCATAGGTAATAAATATTCTATAACCACATGACGTTCACTGACATAGTTTATGCCAATCTGCTCACCTCGGCGTTCCACACACAACATCATCAAAGCACCAACGTAATCATTGGGTGTATGAATGCTTGCTTTAATATAGGGCTCTTCAAGGTAATCGATGCGGGTAGGATCTGGCATCTTTGCAGGGTTATCAACTCTAACTTGCTCGCCCGATTTCAGATAGGCTTGATAAATTACCGTAGGGGCCGTGGTAATCAAAGTAAGATTAAATTCCCTCTCCAACCGCTCGCGAACGATTTCCATATGCAGAAGCCCCAAAAATCCGCATCGGAAACCAAAACCCAAAGCCTGGGAAGACTCGGGCTCAAATGTAAGAGCAGCGTCATTTAATACCAACTTGAAAAGCGCATCTCGAAGGCCTTCATACTCCACACTGTCTACGGGAAATATTCCAGCAAAAACCATAGGTTTAGCGTCTTTGAATCCTGGCAAAGGTGTTGTGCATCCACCTTCAGCAGTCGTAATGGTCTCTCCAACTTTTGCATCGGTCACCACTTTGATATTTGCAATAATAAAACCTACGTCACCTGATTTTAGCTGTGCCACCTTTTGCGGATGCGGTGCAAATACGCCAAGCTCAATCACATTGAACACCTTTTGATTATGCATAAGCTTGATAGCATCGCCTGGTTTGAGTGTGCCAGATATGACACGAACCAATACCACTACACCGCGAAAATTATCGAACCAACTATCAAAGACCAAAGCACTCAGCGCTTTATCGTCAAGATCGGCCGGAGGAGGAATGTGCTCAACAATGGCCTCCAATAATCCTTCGATTCCTAATCCCGTTTTCCCAGATACAAGCACTGCATCACTTGCATCTATGCCTATAACATCTTCGATTTCCTCTTTTACTCGATCTGGATCGGCGCTTGGCAAATCAATTTTATTTATCACGGGAACTATGGCCAAATCGTGTTCCAGTGCCAAATAGACATTAGCCAGAGTTTGGGCCTCAACGCCTTGAGTTGCATCCACCACCAGCAACACTCCTTCGCATGCGCGCAAAGAGCGACTAACTTCATAGCCGAAATCAACATGACCTGGCGTATCGATTAAATTAAAGATATAATTTGTGCCATCTGTATGCTTATAGTTAAGCCGAACAGCCTGAGACTTGATGGTAATGCCCCGCTCTCGCTCGAGCTCCATCTTATCCAAAAACTGCTCTTTCATCTCCCTTTTCTGCAAGGCACCCGTATGCTCCAATATACGGTCTGCCAGCGTGCTTTTGCCATGATCAATATGGGCGATTATTGAGAAATTCCTGATATGTTCATGAGTTTTTGTCATGTAAATTCCTAATTATCAGAATCTGATTCTGTCAGTTCCATATATTCTGGTGCCGAAATTCCGGCAAATTGGAGTGCATTAGCAATGGTTTGCTTAACTACCGACACAAGAGAAAGACGAGCAAAGGTTTTATCAGGATCATCTGAAATAATTTTTTCACTGTGTCGGTACTTAGTGAAATATGAGTGAAAGGATTTCACTAAATCCTGGCAAAAATAGATTAATCGATGTGGTTCGAGTGCCAGAGCTGCATCATGTACAACATGAGCGAGTTCAGAAATTTTTAACAATAACTCTCGTTCCTCAGACAAACTCAAATGCTTCATCGCTTGTTGATCGAACAGCGATGCATCAAAAGAAATTCCTTTTTCTTCATGAGCTTTTTTCAAAATGGTGGCCATGCGGGCATGACCATACTGAACGTAGAAAACAGGATTATCCTGGCTTTGCCGAGTCACAACATCTAAGTCTAAATCAAACTGAGAATTAAGGGCTCTCATCAGAAAAACAAAGCGAGCCACATCAGCTCCAACACTGTCAAGCAGATCATCAATACCAACAATTTCTCCAGCTCGTTTTGAAAAACGAACCTCCCGACCATCTTTTAATAAACGGACCATCTGTACAATAGCAAAGCGAAGCCTGCTGATATCGTGCCCCATTGCTTCCATTCCAGCTTTTATGCGACCAATATGTCCTGCATGATCACCCCCAAAAACATCAACGATTAGATCATATCCACGGACAAATTTCTGATGATGGTAGGCTAAATCAGCTGTGAGATATACAAAGCGCCCATCTTTCCGTTTAATTATTCTATCTTCTTCATCACCAAATAAACTTGTCTTTAGAAACCAGCCGCCTTCTTGTAAGTGAGAATATTTGGCAGCTTTGCTTTCATCGCGGCGAATTTTTTCACTTGTGCCGTGAGCTTGATTGGCCTCATAGATCATATTGCGTCTATCATACGAATCAATCAAATCATCCAGGGCACTCCCTTGGTGAAGTGTATGCTCAAAAAACCAAGAATTCATGTGAATGTCGAGCTTAGCAAGAGTCGACTTAATGACCTCCAAGTTATAGTCAACACCAAATTTAACTAAGGGCTGCAACCATTGTTCCTCAGAAAGCTTTAACCATTTATTGCCATCCCGTTCTTTGAGAGCTTTTGCTATATCGATAACATAAGAACCAGGATACTCTCCAGACTCTATCTCAATGCTCTCGCCAAATAATTCTCGATAACGCTTATGAATAGTGCGGCCGAGAATCTCTACCTGATTGCCTGCATCATTGACATAATATTCCTTGGTGACCTGATAACCTGCTGCAGATAACATGCGCGCTAAAGCATCTCCGGCAAAGGCCCCTCTAGCGTGTCCAAGATGTAAACCTCCTGTTGGGTTGGCTGAGACAAACTCAACAAGCGCTTTGGGAGAAGGATCAAGTTTGGTGGTACCATAATCCTTTCCTTGCCTTGTTACCTCAGAAACAACAAAACTCATGATGTTTTCTTTGAGAGTAAGATTTATAAAACCGGGACCAGCTATTTCAATTTTCGAAAAAATAGAATCCTTTAAGAATGAGCTCAACGTAGCAGCCAATTCTCTTGGCGAACATTGAGCAATTTTAGCTAAAACCATCGCTATATTGCAGGAAAAATCCCCATGTGCAGGGTTCTTTGGACGCTCTACTATCATTTTTGGCAACAAAGAGAGCATTTGTTCAGAGTCCAACTGCTTTTGGACAATAAGCTTTTCTAAGGCTTTTTTAAATTCTTTTGCTATAACAGCTTTTAACATGAATATGCCTACCTTTTATTAATCCAGAACGGGACCATACAAGAAGGCTCCATGCGGCACAAGCGAGTCAATAGCACCGTGTTTGAAAAAAAACATAAAAAACCAAGAGCATACTCAGCCTGGCATCACTCATCAGGGCTTGTTACTGCCTTACAACTTGGACACACCCATTTGACCGTATCTCTACTTACTTTCTCCAACAAATAACCAGAATCACATGTCTCACACGCTTTCGCCACTGGTTTTTGCCAAGATACAAAATCACAATTGGGATATGTGGAGCATCCGTAAAAGGTTTTTCCACCTTTAGAACGCTTGACTACTATATCTCCCCCACAATTTCCCTTAGGACACTTAATCCCGGAGGGCAAAGGCATGGTGTTAGAACAGTCAGGATAGCGTGAGCACCCCAAGAACTCTCCAAATTTCCCTCGCTTTTGAACCATAGGAGCTCCACAAGAAGAGCACTTTACATCACTAACTTGCTTTTTCTCCTCAATGACAATTTTTCCATCCACCCGTTTGAAAGGAGCAGTAAAAGAACATTCAGGATAAGCGGAGCAGCCAATAAAAGATCCATTTTTCCCCCATTTTATAACCAAAGGGGAAGAACATTTTTCGCAGTTTAAATCAGTTTTTTCTTCCATTCGCTTAATGTTGCGCATATTCTCAGCAGCTTTATCTACTGAGCCTTTAAACGGATCGTAAAAATCATTAAGAATTTTAAGCCAGTTATGCGCTCCATCTTCGATGGAATCGAGTTTTTCTTCCATCGATGCAGTAAATTCCACATTCATAATATTGGGGAAATTTTCCAATAAAAGATCGGTCACAATGCGCCCAAGCTCGGTAGGGTTAAATCTTCCCTGGTTTTTTTCAGCATAGCCTTTGTCGACTATTGTTGACATGATGGCAGCATAGGTTGAAGGCCGTCCGATTCCCTTTTCCTCAAGTTCTTTAACTAAACTTGCCTCACTAAAACGTGGTGGCGGCTGGGTGAAATGTTGTTCGGCTTCTACTTTGCTTAAATGAACTCGATCACCTTCTTTAATATCGGGCAGCCGTATACGTTCGCTATCAGCTTCATCCTTGGCATTTTGATCATCTTCATCTGCTTGCTCTCGATAGGCTTTCAAGAAACCGGCAAAGCGCAAAATAGATCCAGTGGCTCTGAGTAAATATTCATCTTTGCTTACTTCTACCGTCGTTTGGTCGTAAACAGCCGGTGTCATTTGCGATGCTACAAAGCGATCAAAAATAAGTGTATAAAGCTTCAGCTGCTCTGGTTTTAAAAAGGCTTTTACTTTATCAGGTGTGCGTTCAACTGAAGTAGGCCTAATCGCTTCATGAGCCTCTTGAGCACTTTTCTTATTTTTAAAATAATTGGGTGACTTTGGAACAAAATCAGCTCCGAAACTCTGTTCAATAAAAGATCTTACTTCTTTGATTGCATCGTCACTCACCCGAGTTGAATCGGTTCTCATGTAAGTTATTAAACCTACTGCGCCCTCCTCTCCAAGCTCGATACCTTCATACAGACTTTGAGCAATCCGCATAGTATTTTTAGTACTAAATCTAAAAGCGCGAGCCGCATCCTGTTGAAGTTTTGAAGTTATAAAAGGTGGGCCTGGTCTACGGATTCGTTCTTTTTTTTGTACTTTGCTAACGTTGGCTGATTGGTTTAAAAGGGCTTTTTTAATGTGAAGGGCCTGCTCTTCATTATGGACTTCAGCCTTTTTATTGTTTATTTTTGCGAGTTTCACCTGAAACTTTGGATCAAGTTGAGCATCAGCAAGGGCACTGATAGTCCAGTATTCTTCTTTTACAAAAACCTCTATTTCTCGTTCCCGATCAACCACTAAGCGTACAGCAACAGACTGTACTCGCCCAGCGCTCAACCCTCTTTGAACCTTTTTCCATAAAATAGGGCTTATTTTATAACCAACTATTCGATCTAAAATGCGCCGAGCTTGTTGAGCATCAAATAGATTTTGATTTAAATGATCGGGGTGTTTGAAAGCTTCATTTATGGCCTTTTTGGTTAATTCATGAAAGCGCACACGAACAATGTGTGGAGGATCCTTGGGTTTGGCCTCTTTTACTACACTGGCAATATGAAAGGCAATCGCCTCTCCCTCACGATCAGGATCGGGCGCCAAGTATACCGTATCAACTTTCTTAGCATTCTTTTTAATCTCGGCAATAACCTTATCTTTGCCCATGATAGCTTCGTAGGCAGGCGTAAAGTGCCCAGACTCCAAATCCACTCCCATACTGCGAGCAGGAAGATCCAGGATATGCCCTACAGATGCCATCACTTCATAGCTAGGGCCCAAATATTTTCGAATAGTTTTTGCTTTGGCAGGCGATTCCACCACAACCAAGGATTTTTTCATCATGATTCTTTCTAGGTTTACGGGTCTTTCATAAGATGACCTAAGCACTCTTGCGCAGTCACCATACAATAGTTGTAGGCCAATACAAATTAAAAAGTCTAAAAATGGGCCTTAGTCCAGCCTACTCACAACTTTTCTACAGACAAATAAGGGCAATAAACTATTTTTGTGAGCTTTTAAAGGATAATGTACCCTTTATCATCCATCAAACTCATTTTCCCTATAAAGGGCAAGAGGCACATCAATAAATAATTCGGCATGTTAGCGCAACACATCCAGTTAACCCTGCATAATAACTACAAAAAATAACATTTAACCACACATTAAATCAATTACTGAACAGCTACCGCCTCAAGGCGAGAAAGTTCTCCCATCCCATAGGAACGACTTAAAACACAAAAGGATTTTCTAGCCTTGGTATGAAAATAAGCGCTATATCTGGATTACCGTCAATGTTTTGAAAGCCACCGAGAGATGCTATAAATTATTCCCCAAACAGCCTGGTGACATAACTACAGACACTTCAAAAATTTATTTTTCTATCAGCATATAATTGTGTCCTTGTTTTTTGATCAAAGATTCCATTTCAAACATCAACATTTCTTCTTGAATCGACACAAAAGATCGCTTTGACCAATGGATTAACTGATCCATAGTCGCAACTCCCCCATGGCTTTTTAAGAGTTCTAATAATTCTGGCAGAGCATCATTGTTGTGGCTTGATAAAACCTGTGTTTTTCTTTTCCTTGTAATAGTTGTCTTTGCTAACTTTTGATCCACAGCCTCATGCAATTGCTCAAAGTTTGTTAAAGCTTTTGCAGAACCATCACTTAAAAGCATGTTAGGCACATAAGAAAGTTGGTTAGTTAAAGCGCCAGGAATTGCAAAAAGTTTAACCCCCAATTCTTTAGCAAAACGCGCAGTGTGAAGAGTACCAGATTCAGCTCCTCCCTGAACGATAACAATCGCATCTGCCAAAGCAACAACATAGCGGTTTCTTTGCACAAACATAAATTTTCTCTGACTCAAGTGAGGCCCATAGGGAAACAATACGCATTGATTGTTGGCATCAAAACTTTTTAGCATTGGATTAATGTTTAATTTTTTAAATGAGCATGTAGCTCCACTAACAACAATAGTATTTCCACCAACGACAAGTGCCCCCTCATGTGCAGCACTATCAACTCCCAAAGCTCCTCCTGAAATAACACAAATATTATTCTGAGCGCACTGGTTGGCTAATTTATAGGTGAATTTAAGAGCATCTTGGTCTGCAAGCCTTGCTCCAACTATAGCGATACGCGGGCGTTTCATTAGCACTTGCTGATTAAAGCAAGCCATAAACACCAGAGGTAAGTTTTTTATATGGTGAACCTTAAATAGATCTCGTGCATTGAGCAAAAAACCACTTTGTGAGTAAAAATTATCGAGCTGCTCTCTTAATGTCTCTATAAATTTTTCCAATAATTTATCTTTTGATAATTGCTCGCTCAGTTTTTGAAGAGCGATATTACTTTCCAAAAATTTTTCTGCCCCTCCTAATTTTTCTACTAATGTCCACTCTTCCGCCACAACCCCCATAGCCGAAAGAAGTAAATTTTTTTCATGCTCGTTTTTGAGCGTCGATAAAATATTTTTTAAAAGCAAAATATCCATAAGCTTTCTCGTGTTAGACAATGATAAGAGGTATTTATCATGAGCATCGCTACTATTGCCAAAGAAAATATTTTAGAGACTATCGGCACAACACCAATTGTTTCATTGCAAAAACTTGCCCCTAACCTCAGTGTCAATCTTTATGGAAAGTGCGAATTCCTTAACCCCGGCGGCTCGATCAAAGACCGCATTGGCCTGCACATTATTAATCAAGCAGAAAAAAAAGGGCTTTTAAAACCCGGGGGGACAATCATTGAGGCAACCAGCGGCAATACAGGAATGGGTCTCGCTATGGTCGCTGCATTGCGGGGATACAAATGTATTTTCGTCATGGCAGATAAACAAAGCAAAGAAAAGCAAATGGCTCTAAAAGCTATGGGAGCTCACGTTATCACCTGCCCAACTGATGTAGCGGCCGACGATGAGCGTTCTTATTACAAAGTAGCGCAAAAATTAGTGAGAGATACCCCCAATTCCTTTTATGCTAATCAATATGCTAATCAAGATAATCCCGATGCTCACTACTACAGCACAGGCCCTGAGATATATGAACAATGCGGCGATAGCCTCGATTATTTAATCGTTGGTATTGGCACAGGAGGAACAGTCAGTGGAATTTCTCGTTACATCAAGGAGAGGAATCCTAAACTAAAAGTTATCGGCGTCGATCCTGTTGGAAGTATCTATTACGATCTTTTTAACACAGGAAAGATGGGAAACCCTCACTCATATTTGGTCGAAGGTATCGGCGAAGATTTTCTGCCTACCACTATCAATATGAAGGCGATGGATGACGTTGTTCAAGTTGAGGATGAAGAAAGCTTCCAGATGGCACGCAGGCTTGTTCAAGAACAAGGACTTTTGGTTGGAGGATCAACCGGTGCCGCTGTCCTAGGAGCGATCAAATATTTTATAAATAATCCACAACCATTAAACCCACGTAAAAAAAATGCATTGGTAATTCTTGTAGATTCATCAACACGCTATTTGAGCAAATACCTTAACGATGAATGGATGCATGAAAAGGGCTTTAAAATTTCCTGCCCTCTCTAAAAAACTAAGTTTATAAAACTTTCTCGAGCAAAGCTTTTAAAGCTACAAACCGATGTGAGCACCTTTGTTTCTCCTCAAAAGTCATCTCGGCCATGGTTTTGTCATAGCCATCAGGCATAAATATTGGATCATAACCATGCCCATTGTTTCCTCGGGGAGGAAAAACCAGGCGGCCATTTATTTTGG
Proteins encoded in this region:
- the topA gene encoding type I DNA topoisomerase, translated to MKKSLVVVESPAKAKTIRKYLGPSYEVMASVGHILDLPARSMGVDLESGHFTPAYEAIMGKDKVIAEIKKNAKKVDTVYLAPDPDREGEAIAFHIASVVKEAKPKDPPHIVRVRFHELTKKAINEAFKHPDHLNQNLFDAQQARRILDRIVGYKISPILWKKVQRGLSAGRVQSVAVRLVVDREREIEVFVKEEYWTISALADAQLDPKFQVKLAKINNKKAEVHNEEQALHIKKALLNQSANVSKVQKKERIRRPGPPFITSKLQQDAARAFRFSTKNTMRIAQSLYEGIELGEEGAVGLITYMRTDSTRVSDDAIKEVRSFIEQSFGADFVPKSPNYFKNKKSAQEAHEAIRPTSVERTPDKVKAFLKPEQLKLYTLIFDRFVASQMTPAVYDQTTVEVSKDEYLLRATGSILRFAGFLKAYREQADEDDQNAKDEADSERIRLPDIKEGDRVHLSKVEAEQHFTQPPPRFSEASLVKELEEKGIGRPSTYAAIMSTIVDKGYAEKNQGRFNPTELGRIVTDLLLENFPNIMNVEFTASMEEKLDSIEDGAHNWLKILNDFYDPFKGSVDKAAENMRNIKRMEEKTDLNCEKCSSPLVIKWGKNGSFIGCSAYPECSFTAPFKRVDGKIVIEEKKQVSDVKCSSCGAPMVQKRGKFGEFLGCSRYPDCSNTMPLPSGIKCPKGNCGGDIVVKRSKGGKTFYGCSTYPNCDFVSWQKPVAKACETCDSGYLLEKVSRDTVKWVCPSCKAVTSPDE
- the lepB gene encoding signal peptidase I, with the translated sequence MFDKLTKGKLIAGLIAITIAGFFWNVFFPPGGSGANILLGIFVAVFFIYYFSGYFGSLIDQEIFPGGSKKRARLYRALHNFTVELATQLSNIKKSKSKLRKIGQKPIEDLEQSLSQAQQVMSQIKSQWSQQGSMNDHEHLLKDAHEKLERSSRAVFSLQRKWRFLYGMPSLIFALFCALLIREVIIEPYQIPSGSMIPTLLVGDHLFVSKYYYGLSKPFSSEPDFIIQWRKPKPGDVVVFKAPDYVGRHAGQAWIKRVIATEGQTVQVINNVVYVDGKPYEHVEQAKPVTYMDFFGFGGPDGGVWRKQTALRSIEKIGNIEHQIHIMPFAPSPALGAKWPVASSMSLPGLECSMESCKVKPGFLFVMGDNRGNSADSRIWGALPVARIKGRASFIWMSVDGSEQSVKIGPFNLPKFRFERWFTGIH
- the lepA gene encoding elongation factor 4, coding for MTKTHEHIRNFSIIAHIDHGKSTLADRILEHTGALQKREMKEQFLDKMELERERGITIKSQAVRLNYKHTDGTNYIFNLIDTPGHVDFGYEVSRSLRACEGVLLVVDATQGVEAQTLANVYLALEHDLAIVPVINKIDLPSADPDRVKEEIEDVIGIDASDAVLVSGKTGLGIEGLLEAIVEHIPPPADLDDKALSALVFDSWFDNFRGVVVLVRVISGTLKPGDAIKLMHNQKVFNVIELGVFAPHPQKVAQLKSGDVGFIIANIKVVTDAKVGETITTAEGGCTTPLPGFKDAKPMVFAGIFPVDSVEYEGLRDALFKLVLNDAALTFEPESSQALGFGFRCGFLGLLHMEIVRERLEREFNLTLITTAPTVIYQAYLKSGEQVRVDNPAKMPDPTRIDYLEEPYIKASIHTPNDYVGALMMLCVERRGEQIGINYVSERHVVIEYLLPMAEVVLDFFDRLKSISRGYASFDYVFDSYRVSKLVKVDVLLNGDPVDALSIIVHKDTAQRRGRVLCEKMKEIIPRQQFQVAIQAAIGGKIIARETVSALRKDVTAKCYGGDITRKRKLLEKQKEGKKRMRQIGRVELPQEAFLTVLKID
- a CDS encoding cysteine synthase family protein, whose amino-acid sequence is MAKENILETIGTTPIVSLQKLAPNLSVNLYGKCEFLNPGGSIKDRIGLHIINQAEKKGLLKPGGTIIEATSGNTGMGLAMVAALRGYKCIFVMADKQSKEKQMALKAMGAHVITCPTDVAADDERSYYKVAQKLVRDTPNSFYANQYANQDNPDAHYYSTGPEIYEQCGDSLDYLIVGIGTGGTVSGISRYIKERNPKLKVIGVDPVGSIYYDLFNTGKMGNPHSYLVEGIGEDFLPTTINMKAMDDVVQVEDEESFQMARRLVQEQGLLVGGSTGAAVLGAIKYFINNPQPLNPRKKNALVILVDSSTRYLSKYLNDEWMHEKGFKISCPL
- a CDS encoding arginine--tRNA ligase encodes the protein MLKAVIAKEFKKALEKLIVQKQLDSEQMLSLLPKMIVERPKNPAHGDFSCNIAMVLAKIAQCSPRELAATLSSFLKDSIFSKIEIAGPGFINLTLKENIMSFVVSEVTRQGKDYGTTKLDPSPKALVEFVSANPTGGLHLGHARGAFAGDALARMLSAAGYQVTKEYYVNDAGNQVEILGRTIHKRYRELFGESIEIESGEYPGSYVIDIAKALKERDGNKWLKLSEEQWLQPLVKFGVDYNLEVIKSTLAKLDIHMNSWFFEHTLHQGSALDDLIDSYDRRNMIYEANQAHGTSEKIRRDESKAAKYSHLQEGGWFLKTSLFGDEEDRIIKRKDGRFVYLTADLAYHHQKFVRGYDLIVDVFGGDHAGHIGRIKAGMEAMGHDISRLRFAIVQMVRLLKDGREVRFSKRAGEIVGIDDLLDSVGADVARFVFLMRALNSQFDLDLDVVTRQSQDNPVFYVQYGHARMATILKKAHEEKGISFDASLFDQQAMKHLSLSEERELLLKISELAHVVHDAALALEPHRLIYFCQDLVKSFHSYFTKYRHSEKIISDDPDKTFARLSLVSVVKQTIANALQFAGISAPEYMELTESDSDN
- a CDS encoding DNA-processing protein DprA; the encoded protein is MDILLLKNILSTLKNEHEKNLLLSAMGVVAEEWTLVEKLGGAEKFLESNIALQKLSEQLSKDKLLEKFIETLREQLDNFYSQSGFLLNARDLFKVHHIKNLPLVFMACFNQQVLMKRPRIAIVGARLADQDALKFTYKLANQCAQNNICVISGGALGVDSAAHEGALVVGGNTIVVSGATCSFKKLNINPMLKSFDANNQCVLFPYGPHLSQRKFMFVQRNRYVVALADAIVIVQGGAESGTLHTARFAKELGVKLFAIPGALTNQLSYVPNMLLSDGSAKALTNFEQLHEAVDQKLAKTTITRKRKTQVLSSHNNDALPELLELLKSHGGVATMDQLIHWSKRSFVSIQEEMLMFEMESLIKKQGHNYMLIEK